CCCTTTGGGGGCTGGAGACCTGAGTTCTAATACGGGCTCCACCTCACTTGTAATAAGGGCAGCTTGGGCAACACACTGAGCACCCGGGGTGGACTGGTATTTTACACCCCAGGTCCCTTGGATCCTCACAGTAGGTCCTGTCATCACCTCCATTTTATGGTCCATGAAACTGAATCTAAACAAAGTCCAGGAACTTGTGCCAATGTCACACAGACGCCAAAAGGCAGAGCAAGAATTCCAACCTGAGTCAGGTCCCCTACACCCCATACAACCTGGGCCTGGCATACAACAGGCCACGGAAGTTTCGGGAGTTCACACCCACTGGACCATCCAACATTCTATCCGCACACCCGTCCACAAGGACACACCCACTCagacatacaggcacacacagagcCACTCTCCCCGGAAATTCAGCAAATGCGTTGCCTGCAATAGCGCTGCCGCTGGTACCTGCCGCTCCCCCGACATTAGCTATGCTAGTTCACCCTCTCCCACCTCCGAAGAACGACGGAAACGGTCCTGAGAACTACAACTCCCAAGCACACCCTCCTCTCACCACCAACAGGAAGGGCCCGGGCGCATAGCCTCCTGGGACTTGTTGTTCTACCCAGAATCCTGATTTCCGCCGGCCCCGAGTTGGGCTGGGGACTCCATGTCCCAGCATGCCGCGGAGCCGCAAGGCCGACGCTCAGAGGGCATCCTGAGGCCGCCTGGGACGCGCAGGCGCAGCGCCCCTGTTTGTCGGcgcctgagaagggaggaggtaCTGCCGAAGCCGAAGCCGAAGCCGAGGCCGAGGCCGAGGCCGAGGCGGAGCTGACCAGACTTGACTCCGGCCCAGAACTAGGCTCCGGTACCCCGCGGACCGTAGGGTCTCAGAGTGGATGGAGGAGACCGAACCCTGAGATCACCGCCAGCCCGGTCGCCGTGCCGCAGGGCCcacagggcaggcaggcaggcgcgCTGAAGCTGCCCGGGGCCTTCCCCCAGGTCCCCGGCCCCGCGACCAGGCCCGGCTCTGCCCTTTGGGACCAGAGGCGACCCAACCGGAAGAGGAGCCTTCACCGGGGCCATAGGCCAGTGATTAGGCCAAGGCAGGGCCTCCCGTCGGGGCCGACTGGGACGAGGCCCCGGGGAGGCCCCTAGCCCACTAAACCCTTCCCTCAGGCCGACTCCCGCCGGGAAGATGCAGCGCGCCCTACCGGGCGCCCGCCAACACTTGGGGGCCATCCTGGCCAGCGCCAGCGTGGTGGTGAAGGCTCTGTGCGCGGTGGTACTATTCCTCTACCTACTGTCCTTCGCCGTGGACACGGGCTGCCTGGCGGTCACCCCAGGCTACCTCTTTCCGCCCAACTTCTGGATCTGGACCCTAGCCACCCATGGGCTGATGGAACAACATGTGTGGGATGTGGCCATCAGCCTGGCCACAGTGGTGGTGGCTGGACGTTTGCTGGAGCCCCTCTGGGGAGCCTTGGAGCTGCTCATCTTCTTCTCAGTGGTGAACGTGTCggtggggctgctgggggccTTTGCCTACCTCCTCACCTACATGGCTTCCTTCAACTTGGTCTACCTTTTCACTATCCGCATCCACGGCGCCCTGGGCTTCCTAGGTGGTGTCCTGGTGGCACTCAAACAAACCATGGGGGACTGTGTGGTCCTGCGAGTGCCCCAGGTACGTGTCAGTGTGGTTCCCATGCTCCTGttggggctgctgctgctgctgaggcTGGCCACACTGCTCCAGAGCCCAGCACTGGCCTCTTACGGCTTTGGGCTGCTCTCCAGCTGGGTGTATCTTCGCTTCTACCAGCGCCATAGCCGAGGCCGAGGGGACATGGCCGACCACTTTGCTTTCGCCACCTTCTTCCCGGAGATCCTGCAGCCTGTGGTGGGGCTGCTGGCGAACTTGGTGCATGGCCTCCTGGTGAAGGTAAAGATATGCCAGAAGACAGTGAAGCGCTATGATGTGGGTGCCCCATCCTCCATCACCATCAGCCTCCCAGGCACAGACCCTCAAGACGCAGAGCGGAGAAGGTACTGTGGAATCTTCCAAAACCTTGTCAAGCTAGGAGAGTATTTATTGATCAAGTCACATCCATCTGTTGAAGTGCTTGCTCTGTGTAGGCTGCTGGCCTACAGTCAGATATTGGGGCagattcagaaagagaaaatccaGTTTGTGGCCTTGAGGGGCTCAGCATTTAGGTGTCTGGCTGCAGGAGGTACTTTGCAAAATtagagagtaaaagttccttTTCTCACCACTCAGGCCACTTAAGTTTCAAGAAATGCCCTGCTTTTTGGAGCTGTGTAAGGGGCTGTTGGAGAGCTAGGTACACACAACCTTGGCCTTGTCTCAGAATCTCAGAATCCTAGACCCTAGTCCTGTGGGAGCCAGAGACAACCCGCTGGTCCTTGCTCCCCTGTGAGGGAGGAACAGAGAAAGAGACCTAGAGTCCTTAAGAGTTGGTCGGGGCCACCCCAAATGCTGAACCATCCCCTCTTCCTAGGCCTTAATTCAGATTCTGTTGTTTCTCTACCACTTATTGAGAGAGAAGCTTAGGGTATTACTAGACCTACCCCTACCCTGCCCCCGACTTTGGCAGGCATTTGTCACCAAACCTAGGAGACAGTCACCTGACCCACTGAGGGAGCCTGCTGACCATACCAGGGAGTGGAGATAACCTTTTCATTATCTGTAAACCAAGCCATGTGTACCATGAGGAGTCCCAGCTGAATTATTCACTTGGCCAAGGCAAGACAGATCTTTTTTAatccagctctctctctctcatatctGTGGACTCACCACAGTGGTCACAGCTCAGTTTCCAACATTATTCTTAAGTTTTTCGATGCAGTTACTTGAGTAGTGAAATCTAGAGCAGGATCTGTTCCTACTTTCTGCATTTGTCAAAGGCTTCTGTTTTTTCTCACTGTGAAATGGGTTCTTAGAAAGCAGCTTTATGAATTCAGCTGGAGTTTTCCCTGTGTTTACTCTCCACTGGGGCTGTGGAGTTGAGTGTGGGACACAACCCTTTCCTGAAGGAGTTTCCAGATAGGGAAGGGCCACAGGTAACTGTGGTCCAAGGTGGAACGTGTTGAAAAGTACACACGGCATGTAGCAGAGCATAACTCTGGGCCCTACAGTTTATGTCTCTATGGCTAATGAATCCTAAAGACTGAGGTCTGTCTTAACCTTACATGGTGGAGGAGATGGGGCCAGGAGGCTGGGCCTGGTAGAAACTGAGCTGTCCTCAGAGCTGTTCAGGTGGGCCCAGACCACAGTGGTGGCCCCTCCTCGAGTGAGAGATCTTGGTTTGTTAGAGTTAGCTGGACATTTGAAAAACCTCTGCACAGGCTAAAGAAAATGGACAGGTTCAGGcaggctgggcaggggagggagggatgttgGGAAGCTGGTTCTTGGTTTAGTTTTGATGTGTTTAGCTTACTTTGGGATGGGGCTTATTCCTCCAACCAGTTTGACATCTGGCTGCATGCCACTCCCTGACCCAAAGGGCTACCCTATGATGGTGGGAGGCAGGGTTTCCTACCTTGGACCCTTGTGAGGGAGTGATTAGCGTGCCACAACCTCTCCCTTGGCAGGCTTTAGACAGAATTGGCAAGGGAGTCTCCAGATTGGGAGCCTGAGTAGCAGCAGGGAAGAACTATCCTGTCTGTCCCAACTTGCCATGTGTCAGGGTCGAAGTGTGCTGGGGCTTTCTGTGCCTGTGTCATTGCCTCTTCTGGTACGGTGGAGATTTTAGTTCTCTGCTGGAACTTGGAAGGCTACACAGGTCCCCCATGCTGGTGGCAGAGTTTGAGGCATCAGCGGCCCACAGTGACCACTATTACAAGTGTTACCTGGCAGTATGAGCATTCCACCTCTTGGTAGGGCAGGGTCTCGAGTGCACATATATATCTTCTTTTCGTGAACTTTCCCACTTCCCCCCAGAGTTGGTTCTCCAGGGGCTGCCCAGTGGAACCAGCAGGCTCTAGCCTGTGTCCTACCCACATGGCTATTTCTCCATCTCTGCAAGGACTCGGGGTGTCCCTGCTCTAAAACAAGTCCTGGTGGCTTTGGGGATTCTTCGGGAAGGAGAGTATTTGAGTCGGTTAGGAGGGATAGGTTGATCCAGGTTGGCCCTGCTTCTCAGGCTGAGAGCCAAGGCAGTTGCTTGAGTTCCAACCTTCCCTACAGACCCTTGTTGGGAGGCTCCTTAACAAGGAGAGGCGGAGAAGTAACAGCTCTCTCCTTGGATGTGATGCCAGTGCCCAGCAGAAACTCACATGTCCAGGGACTTGCCCTTCCACCTGTCTGCCCTGGGACACCAGCTCTGCCTAGCCTTAGGCACCATCCTCAGAACCATTCCTAGGGCTGGCCTGAGGGCAGCCTGGCATATACCCAGCTGGCCTTCTCAGCCTGGAGGTGACCCAGCTATGGAGGGAAGAAGGCTCTACAGCCTTTAGGTCCTCATTCTGATAGGagagtgggtcctaatccaatccCTGAGGAACCCTGGGCCCTGCATGGGGAAGGGGAACATGTAGGATTCTGAGAGGGGAGTCCGAGTAGTAAGGCAAGTTAGTTTCACAGGGGAAGAGTGCAGGGCATGAGGCAAGTCCAGACCCTGAGTGACCTGTCATCTTTTCCCTGGCCCCAGGCAACTGGCTCTGAAGGCCCTCAATGAGCGGTTGAAGAGAGTGGAGGACCAGTCCGTCTGGCCCAGCATGGACGACGATGAAGAGGAAGCTGGGGCCAAGGTGGACAGCCCTCTGCCCTCAGACAAGGCCCCCGCACTCCCAGGGAAGGGGTCTGTCCCAGAATCCAGCTTGATCACCTTTGAGGCAGCTCCCCCGAAGCTATAACTCCTGACCACCTTGACTGTAGCATCTCCTCTCCCGAGCCCCCACTTGACACCCTCTCAGCTATTCCAGGGCACTGACTGCtctgaggagagggaagaaggcctGCTGGGGGTTGCCACAGCCTTCTGCTATTTCTCGCCAACACTACCCAGGACTCTTGCTACCTGGTTCCAGTTCCAGACAACCACTATGCCAGGCATGGGGCCTCTGAAACATCAGCCAGCCCAGGCCACCTGAGGTAAGACTGCACCTCAGCAGGCAGCCCCAAGCAAATGGCTACAGGGACACTGGTGCCATGGCTCCTGGGCCAACCCTCACGCCTGATACTGGTTGCCGAGAGCCCCGAGCCAAGGCAAGGATTTGCCAAAAACGTTCTGGGGGTCCAGCCAGTGCAGGAGCCAGCACAGGGCTGCacatccctgcccacccccagaaAGACTATGTTCATGTCAGGATTTCTGATTCCCTCTGCTGTGGCCATGGCTGCTTCTGGGCCAGAACAGTCACAGTTCCCAGATATTTTCTACAGGACCACTTGagtgggcagccaagcccagcctCGCAGTATCAATAAAGCAGTTCTTTGAGGTATGGCTCCTGGGCTCTGTCAGACTGCCTTGTGCAGCCCCCTCATCATATGCAACTGCAAAGTTAGGCAGGGACTTTTTACTCTAGGTTCAAGGGCTTGGTCCCCAAGGCTCCTCCAGCTGGATTGAAAAAATCATTGCCCTCACTCTCCTTCCCCCAgcacactcccctccccaccaccacatgCCCACTGTCAAGCAGCCTTCCCAGAGCTGCACCCttacttattttctctctccctgcagtaCCCAGTCAGGGAGGACCTGCCTGGAGGATCTGATGATTAAGGGCCTCTCTATCACAGGGAGTTGTTCTCATCCATGGCTCGCCACCAAGACAGAGTGCTCAGTGCTTGACACCTATGGAGGCAGCCCATCCCCAGCTCCCATCCTGTCATTGTCCAGATCTGACCACCACAGTCTGGAAACCAGCACAGCTGGGAGGCTGAAAGGACACACAGCTGCACCATTCACAGCTACAGCCATAGGACCTGCTAGGGCCCTGGGTGACATGGGATGCCCAGCAGCCAGATTCTGAGGCTAGTGTGCCAGGAAAGCTTTAGCCCCTCAGTGAACAGGTCCCCATCTTGCCCAGCTGCCCATTTTTTCATGCTGATAGCATTCGCAAGAACTATTCCCAGCTCTGGGTTATTCCTCCCATCCagtcttttcagtcttttttttttttattattttactttttatctctTCTGTAATTTCTGGACATACCAGCACAAGTTGAGTTGCTGAGGGGGCAGTCTTGCAAGCCCAACTTCATCTAGACACATGATCCATAAACTTCTCTGGGATggtagagaaagaaggaaaggggagcACTCCAGCAGGAGGAGCAAGCACAAATGTCACACACAGGACTCCAGCTACCCCTGAGGTGTCCCATGACCAAGTCAGCTGAGAGAGTGCAGGaggtcccagccccagctcctaGACTGAGGGGCAAATCCAGGCTTCCCCTAGGCTGGGAAGAGCTCAAGGCTGGATCCTTTTGCGGTACAGGTAGGCATTGCTCACCTGGTTCATGATGACCAAGCTGGTGATGACAGGGCATAGCACAGCCAGGTACCAGACCCCACCGGTGACTGTGGCAGTGAACCAGAGTGAGCACATGCCCAATAAGAGGCTGGCACTACCCAGAAGGTAGCCCACCAGCCCAGAAGTGGCATGGTACAGCTTGAGCTTGGCCAGGGGCCATCGGGGCAGCAGTTTGGGGTAGagcagccccaccccacctgaGCACTGCAGCCCTGCCCACAGCACAGCTAGCAGCCCTGCCCGCCCGTGCCACGTGGCCAAGTGGGCTTTGCCAAGCTGTTCCTTGTGGAGGATGACAAGGCCCAGGCCCAGCAGTGCACACAACAGGGCCAGCAGCTGCAGTACCCAGTGGCAGCGAGCTCGGCCCTTCCGCGAGAGGGAGCGCAGCAGCGAACTCTCAGGAGAGAACACCAGCAGTGCCTCAGTCATCAGGAAAGAGAACTGGGGAGACAGGGATGGAACACTAAGTAAGAGTGCTGCCCAGCGGAAGGGAAGAGAGCTTGAGATATAATCTAAGCTGCCAGCCAGTCTGGGCAGATTCCCCTTCattctctccccactgataaGAGTGTCTATTTGGTGAGACAAGAGTGGAGAACTCTATCTGGGACAGAACATCTGCCCTGAGTAACAAGCAAGAGGTACCACTCCACACTTCTTCCTAGGTGCTATTCTGAAATGTCATCTCTGCTGTGTTACTCAGCAAACACAAGGTTCGAGATGTGGCAGTTACAAATGATTCACAAGCTTTCTTTTCCTGACATAGAGCTGGATACAGTTTCTTGGCAAGCGCTGGCCATACAGGTGCACTGTTTCAGGGAAAATTAGATGTGTCACTATAAATTAAGGTGAAAAGGAACACAGGTACACCCAAATGCATATTCTAAGCGTCCTGCCTGGAGGTGGGTGAAGCTTCATTTTGTGCTTAGATAAACCCATTTGCCCTGCATCTTGAATACTCTGGTTCAAGTCTGGGATATATACCATGGGCAGGAGTTGGAGCATGcagctcctccagccccacaTCCCGTCCCTCCAAACAGATACTAAGTGTTCATAAAGATTTAGAAGTCACCAAGATCACCACCCATAGCTATACTTCGTCCCACCCATAAGAGCAGGCCAGGCCCATTACTTACAGCCAGAGACATAAGCACTGGGTGCCAGGAGAAGAGACCTGGAATGAGAAGAGAAGGCTTTGAGGCTGAAGCAAGAAGAACCCAGCCACACCAATTGCCACAGGCTGAGGAAAATGAGCAGCCCATCACCCAAGGAGGTGCTGCCAAAATTCAAGTCCCCGCTTGCTGCAACAAGCTGACCCCAAACATATCCTCTCTTCCTGGTCCCTCCCTAGATCAGAGGCTATGCTTTCCCACTCCTCTGGcagtcctccctccttccccctgcaCTTTCCAGGAGGCAGCCAAGTGGAGCACAAGACAAGAGCAGCCAGGTACTCTGTGGGACCTGGCCAAGCTGGCCCAGCTTCCACACTTACCTACTCCACCCCACTTACCCCTCCAGCATAGCATGCCCCTCAGCCAGCCAGGCCTTTCCCAGGAGTCAGACACCCAAGGCTTCCTTTTGCCCCTGCTCCCCAGAAAAAGTGGCACTTTCCTTCCCATAAGTCAACTATGAATTCTACTTACTGGAGCCAGGCCTGGCAAGTACAGCCACAAAGATGGTGAAGCCTAGGGCCACAAGGTGGGCAGCAGCCCCAGAGGCAGTGCGTAGAGCTCGGTATATGTGCGATTCAGTCTCCACAGAAAGAGCCATGGTCAGCCAGGCCGGTGGCTGTAGCCTGAAAGCATAGTAGAGTGAGCAAGGGCCTCTGGTGCCCACTGTCCACTCCTCTCACTGGAGCAAGAGTTGCAGGGCAGGAATGCCACTCTCTTCCAAGAAGTTAAGATATGAAGGGACAGTACTAAGCTAGGCACCAGGAATAGTTGAGACTGGTGGCCTGTCAGAGCGTACACGCTTCTGAATTGGCACTGGTCACTGGCCCACCTTCCAGGTAGGATGCGCAAGGCCGTGTAATAGACTACAAATCCCAGCATGCACCACGCCGTCGCCGGGCGGGAGCGCTTGCTGGAAGGGCATGAAGCACCACGGGAATTGTAGTTCCCAGTTGCGTCGAAATTACAGCCTGAATCCCTTCGCGCACAGCCACCCCAAGTGCCCCTGGCACGCTGCCCTTACACGCTAGGGATTCGCCTGCCTCACCCGCAGGGCCGACCCGACGCGGTGATTTCTTCCGAGAAAATGGGATTTTCGGGGCTCTGCCGCGGGCGCTACCGCTCCGTCGCGGAGCAGCTTAACTTCCGGGTCCGAGCGCCTACCCACCCGGGACTTCCTGGAACAGTCCCCCACAGCCACACGACTGAGTCGCGATGCGCAGGCGCTGTTGAGCAGACGGTGTGTTGGCTGTGTCAGTGCGCAGGCGTGCTTGACCCGGTGTCCCAGGCTTCAGGGCTGTTTCTGACAGGTGCTCCCAGACATAGAGGTGCCAGCCACGGTCCCGGGCCCCATTAGCACCATGGGCAGTGGCTGCCGCATCGAATGCATATTCTTCAGCGAGTTCCACCCCACGCTGGGACCCAAGATCACCTATCAGGTGCCATCCGGGCTCGCGGGGACTGGGAGGTAGAGGGACGCTCAGGGGAGTTCAGCCGACTGCCGGAAAGCGGTGGAACCCTGTGCCCTGTACTGCACGCAGGCACGCCACTCCTTAATTCGCGGAGAATCGTGAACCAAGAGGACCAGGTCCCAGGCTCCTGGTGTGGCGAGGCAAACAAACATGACATAGGCAGTGATTGTGGGAAATCGGGTTATGGGGGCCCAGGGGAGTTGCCAGGTCCTAGGAAAGATGGGACAGGGTGGTCGCACCAGTAGTACCCCTGGATGCACAGGAATTTAGGTAAGGTAGGAGTGTGCCAGatagagggaacagcatatgcaaaagCCAGGAGGCGCATGCgtttggaaacacaaaagagTAGTAGTCCTGGGTGGATGGAAGAAAGGAGAAACCCTGGAGAAGAGGGCTTAGGCCTTGGGGATCACCCTGTGTAATCCACCAAGTTACAAGGTCCACTAAGGGActtcttgccactcccttccccaGGTCCCCGAGGACTTCATCTCCAGGGAGCTGTTTGACACCGTCCAGGTGTACATCATCACCAAGCCAGAGCTGCAGAACAAGCTCATCACTGTGTAAGGCCCTAGCTAGGGGGTGGGGGAACTCCCAGGAGTGGTCAGACTCTGGGGTGGAAGGAGCCTGACTCTATTCCCACCTGTTCCCCCACCCACCATCCAGCACAGCCATGGAGAAGAAACTGATTGGCTGCCCCGTGTGCATCGAGCACAAGAAGTACAGCCGCAATGCCCTGCTCTTTAACCTAGGCTTCGTGTGTGATGCCCAGGCCAAGACCTGTGCCCTTGAGCCCATCGTCAAAAAGCTGGCAGGCTACCTGACCACACTGGAGGTCTGCAATACAATGGGCTTGGGTGGATGGGCAGGCAGAGTTGGGGAAGGTGTTTGCATGTCTCCAAAGCCCTCCAGCCCTAGGAACCTGCCAGTGCAGGATGTCAGCCAAAGGTTCTGGGATGTACCCACCATGCTGTCCATGCTCCATCCAGCTAGAGAGCAGCTTCGTGTCCACGGAGGAGAGCAAGCAGAAGTTGGTGCCCATCATGACCATCTTGCTGGAGGAGCTAAATGCCTCAGGCCGGTGCACTCTGCCTATCGGTATGGCCCAGCCTGTGCAAGGACAGCAGAGGGGTTGAGGAGGGATGGGAAAGTGGCAGAGGAAGGTGAGCCCAGCCAAGGACAAGACTCACAAACAAACTGGTGGCCAGAAAATAGCCATGAGCTGGGCTGATTATGTCCAGGGTCCAATGcatggtggggctggggagggggaggccagtAGAGCTCTCCAGCTCTACTCCTTGGGcatgttcctttttctctctggacctcagtctctTGCTCTATAAAAGATTGGCCCTACCCAGAGCCACTTGCCTGCCTCAAGGGTTGCTGGGAGGACTGGATGGTAATTGAGGGCCTCTTGGAAGAGATGGCACTGAGAATATAGGTGGGGTCCCCTGCAGATGAGTCCAACACCATCCACTTGAAGGTGATTGAGCAGCGGCCTGACCCTCCTGTGGCCCAGGAGTATGATGTACCTGTCTTTACCAAGGACAAGGAGGATTTCTTCAACTCACAGTGGGACCTCACCACACAACAGGTGTGCTAGCCCTCTCTGGCTATCAACCCCTGGAGCTGGCCACAGCTCTTCATTCCACCCCTACTTACCCTACTCCACCCTGCCCAGATCCTGCCCTACATTGATGGTTTCCGCCACGTCCAGAAGATCTCAGCCGAGGCGGACGTAGAGCTCAACCTGGTGCGCATTGCCATCCAGAACCTGCTGTGAGTGGGGCAATAGTCATGCTCAGGACAGGGTCGCTGCCAGTCAGGAAGAGCCCAGGGGCCTAGTGTGGGAGCTGGGAAGGCATGGCTCTTGCAAGCTGAGCACAACTATCTCCCCCAGGTACTATGGCGTTGTGACACTGGTGTCCATCCTCCAGGTAGGTGAGTCTGGGATCTGACTAATTGGAGAATGGATCACGTGGCTGAGCCTAATTGAGGCTGTGTCAGACTTCCAAACCCCTCACTCAGGCCCCTGTGCCTCCTGCTACCCTCCAGTACTCCAATGTATACTGCCCGACACCCAAGGTCCAGGACCTGGTAGATGACAAGTCCCTGCAGGAGGCATGTCTATCCTACGTGACCAAGCAAGGTACTGGTAGGCTCTGGGGGAGGCCAtctcagggagggcagggccaTCTGGAGAGCTGACCCCTGATGCCTACAGGGCACAAGAGGGCCAGTCTCCGGGATGTGTTCCAGCTGTACTGCAGCCTGAGCCCTGGCACTACTGTGAGAGATCTCATTGGCCGCCACCCCCAACAGCTGCAGCACGTTGATGAACGGTCAGAGGGGGATCCCCTGGGGCATGAGGGATTTGCCTGAGGGCAGGCAtactctctgtgtctctctggaGCCCTGGGtaagagagaaagcaagagatTCGCAGTGAACAGAATCACATGGCACTGCtactccaggaaggcttcctggaggtgacAGATTTAGATGCCAGTCTGGTCACTGAGACAAAACTGGAGGGGAGACTGACCTGGCTAGGAGGAGGCCTAGCCAGGGCATCACCCCTCTCTCCCTCAACCCTCACCCCAGGAAGCTGATCCAGTTTGGGCTTATGAAGAACCTCATCCGACGACTACAGAAGTATCCTGTGCGGGTGTCTCGGGAGGAGCGGAGCCACCCTGCCAGGCTTTACACAGGCTGCCACAGCTACGATGAGATCTGCTGCAAGACAGGTAGAGGCAGGCAGAACAGGTGAGGTGCGGTCAGGGCAGGGTGGCCAAGCCAAGGCTGCTGACCTTACCTCCACCACATCACCCAGGCATGAGCTATCAGGAGCTGGATGAACGGCTGGAAAATGACCCCAATATCATCATCTGCTGGAAGTGAGGCTGGTGAGGGCTGGACCAGGCACACAGCTGTGACTGCTGTCTCCTGCTAAGCCCTGCCTGGTGCGTGAGGGCTAGACCAGCAAACTAGCCCATACTGCCTTAAGGTTGATGCACACTTCTGTAAATAAAGTCATCCATTTCAACCTACCTTTATTGAGTACTGCCTCTGAGCCAGCCACCGGAGAGAACCTTCGGAAATGGAATAGCCATAGT
The genomic region above belongs to Camelus bactrianus isolate YW-2024 breed Bactrian camel chromosome 17, ASM4877302v1, whole genome shotgun sequence and contains:
- the CYB561D2 gene encoding transmembrane reductase CYB561D2, which translates into the protein MALSVETESHIYRALRTASGAAAHLVALGFTIFVAVLARPGSSLFSWHPVLMSLAFSFLMTEALLVFSPESSLLRSLSRKGRARCHWVLQLLALLCALLGLGLVILHKEQLGKAHLATWHGRAGLLAVLWAGLQCSGGVGLLYPKLLPRWPLAKLKLYHATSGLVGYLLGSASLLLGMCSLWFTATVTGGVWYLAVLCPVITSLVIMNQVSNAYLYRKRIQP
- the NPRL2 gene encoding GATOR1 complex protein NPRL2 isoform X2, coding for MGSGCRIECIFFSEFHPTLGPKITYQVPEDFISRELFDTVQVYIITKPELQNKLITVTAMEKKLIGCPVCIEHKKYSRNALLFNLGFVCDAQAKTCALEPIVKKLAGYLTTLELESSFVSTEESKQKLVPIMTILLEELNASGRCTLPIDESNTIHLKVIEQRPDPPVAQEYDVPVFTKDKEDFFNSQWDLTTQQILPYIDGFRHVQKISAEADVELNLVRIAIQNLLYYGVVTLVSILQYSNVYCPTPKVQDLVDDKSLQEACLSYVTKQGHKRASLRDVFQLYCSLSPGTTVRDLIGRHPQQLQHVDERKLIQFGLMKNLIRRLQKYPVRVSREERSHPARLYTGCHSYDEICCKTGMSYQELDERLENDPNIIICWK
- the TMEM115 gene encoding transmembrane protein 115; translation: MQRALPGARQHLGAILASASVVVKALCAVVLFLYLLSFAVDTGCLAVTPGYLFPPNFWIWTLATHGLMEQHVWDVAISLATVVVAGRLLEPLWGALELLIFFSVVNVSVGLLGAFAYLLTYMASFNLVYLFTIRIHGALGFLGGVLVALKQTMGDCVVLRVPQVRVSVVPMLLLGLLLLLRLATLLQSPALASYGFGLLSSWVYLRFYQRHSRGRGDMADHFAFATFFPEILQPVVGLLANLVHGLLVKVKICQKTVKRYDVGAPSSITISLPGTDPQDAERRRQLALKALNERLKRVEDQSVWPSMDDDEEEAGAKVDSPLPSDKAPALPGKGSVPESSLITFEAAPPKL
- the NPRL2 gene encoding GATOR1 complex protein NPRL2 isoform X1 — encoded protein: MGSGCRIECIFFSEFHPTLGPKITYQVPEDFISRELFDTVQVYIITKPELQNKLITVTAMEKKLIGCPVCIEHKKYSRNALLFNLGFVCDAQAKTCALEPIVKKLAGYLTTLELESSFVSTEESKQKLVPIMTILLEELNASGRCTLPIDESNTIHLKVIEQRPDPPVAQEYDVPVFTKDKEDFFNSQWDLTTQQILPYIDGFRHVQKISAEADVELNLVRIAIQNLLYYGVVTLVSILQAPVPPATLQYSNVYCPTPKVQDLVDDKSLQEACLSYVTKQGHKRASLRDVFQLYCSLSPGTTVRDLIGRHPQQLQHVDERKLIQFGLMKNLIRRLQKYPVRVSREERSHPARLYTGCHSYDEICCKTGMSYQELDERLENDPNIIICWK